Proteins encoded by one window of Ulvibacter sp. MAR_2010_11:
- a CDS encoding lysylphosphatidylglycerol synthase domain-containing protein: protein MLALSHKSKQYLLVTLKVFVLGITFWYIYSKVSDTNAETITTLTEAIQHKNSWILFVFVGLAGINWILEILKWQTVIAPVKQLTFWEALKQSLMALTTSLATPNRIGDYGAKAYFYAAGTRKKVLLLNFFSNVSQMAVTLIFGILGLLIVISKYSLSFSVLKIAAFVVALTVLFVVGYLFKEKELLIKGLSIKKVIDFIKKLPASLRVKVWFLSLLRYACFTYLFLLLLRYFEVDIAFSQAYPLIFAMYLLVSLIPTLFIFDVVIRGGVAVWLFSLAGVPELAVLCTVLVMWLLNFVIPALLGSFFVVTYKPETV from the coding sequence ATGTTAGCCCTATCTCACAAATCTAAACAATATCTGCTCGTTACCCTAAAGGTTTTCGTACTTGGAATTACATTTTGGTATATCTATTCGAAAGTAAGCGATACCAACGCAGAGACAATAACCACGCTTACCGAAGCCATTCAGCATAAAAACAGTTGGATCTTGTTTGTCTTTGTCGGACTTGCAGGTATTAATTGGATACTGGAAATTTTAAAGTGGCAAACGGTGATTGCACCTGTGAAGCAACTTACTTTTTGGGAGGCGCTTAAGCAAAGTTTGATGGCTTTAACTACTTCCCTGGCCACTCCTAACAGAATAGGAGATTACGGCGCCAAGGCGTATTTTTATGCCGCCGGAACCAGAAAAAAGGTATTGCTGCTCAATTTTTTTTCGAATGTGAGTCAGATGGCAGTCACCCTTATTTTTGGGATTTTGGGACTGCTAATTGTAATTTCAAAATACAGCCTTTCCTTTTCGGTTTTAAAAATTGCAGCATTTGTAGTAGCGCTCACTGTGCTTTTCGTAGTGGGGTATTTGTTTAAAGAAAAAGAGCTGCTTATAAAGGGGCTGTCAATTAAAAAGGTCATCGATTTTATTAAAAAACTCCCGGCAAGCTTACGAGTGAAAGTGTGGTTCTTGTCGTTGTTGCGCTATGCATGTTTTACGTATTTGTTTTTACTGCTGCTTCGGTACTTTGAAGTCGATATTGCATTTTCGCAAGCCTATCCCTTGATCTTTGCGATGTATTTACTGGTCTCTTTGATTCCCACCCTATTTATTTTCGATGTGGTGATTCGCGGTGGCGTGGCTGTTTGGTTATTTTCTTTGGCCGGTGTGCCCGAACTCGCTGTTTTATGTACGGTTCTTGTCATGTGGTTGCTCAATTTTGTGATTCCCGCACTTTTGGGAAGCTTTTTTGTAGTGACCTATAAACCTGAGACCGTATGA
- a CDS encoding glycosyltransferase — protein MILAIIVIGFCYLITLGILLIGNLQLAEFSSEGIKAEKVVAFSIVIPFRNEAEQLPLLLESIAQLKYPTEKFEVILVDDASEDASVGIIEGFFKQTSEKNKIDYRILKNVRKSQSPKKDAISEAIKHAKHDWILTTDADCRLPENWLQAYNTFIDTGDSKFIAGPVVYTSNNSFVQRYQQLDGWSLQGVTMGSFGLRNPLLCNGANLGYQKEAFYKVNGFEGNDQHASGDDVFLLEKMVRAFPKQVHYLKAKDAIVRTQPQPNWTSVLQQRIRWASKTTYQKGITTKALGFVVLLTNLLVILGPILCYFNTQTLPFYAVFIIAKIVIDAISLSLTAQFFRKKIHPFYFLLSTFLYPFITLWVVVLSFGGSYSWKGRKHKKPNN, from the coding sequence ATGATTCTCGCGATTATCGTCATCGGATTTTGTTATCTCATCACTTTGGGAATCTTGCTCATTGGCAATTTACAGCTTGCTGAATTTTCTTCGGAAGGAATTAAAGCTGAAAAAGTTGTTGCGTTTTCAATCGTTATCCCTTTCCGAAATGAAGCTGAACAACTGCCTTTGCTACTCGAATCTATTGCACAATTAAAATATCCTACGGAAAAGTTTGAAGTTATTTTGGTAGACGATGCTTCCGAAGATGCTTCGGTCGGGATCATTGAAGGGTTTTTTAAACAGACTTCAGAAAAAAATAAAATAGACTATCGCATTCTGAAAAATGTTCGAAAATCCCAATCTCCCAAAAAAGATGCCATTTCCGAAGCCATTAAACATGCAAAACACGACTGGATCCTTACCACAGATGCCGATTGCCGACTTCCCGAAAATTGGCTGCAGGCTTATAACACTTTTATAGACACTGGCGATTCAAAATTTATCGCAGGCCCGGTGGTATATACCTCCAACAATTCCTTTGTACAACGTTATCAGCAACTTGACGGCTGGAGTTTACAAGGCGTCACCATGGGAAGCTTCGGACTTCGCAACCCGCTACTTTGTAACGGTGCGAATTTGGGGTATCAAAAAGAGGCTTTTTATAAGGTAAACGGATTTGAAGGAAATGACCAACACGCCAGCGGGGACGATGTTTTTCTACTGGAAAAGATGGTGCGTGCCTTTCCGAAGCAGGTGCATTATTTAAAAGCAAAGGACGCCATTGTAAGGACACAACCTCAACCCAATTGGACTTCGGTGCTGCAACAACGTATTCGTTGGGCTTCAAAAACCACTTATCAAAAAGGAATTACGACCAAAGCCTTGGGATTTGTAGTTTTACTCACCAATTTGTTGGTAATCTTAGGACCCATTTTGTGTTACTTCAATACTCAAACACTTCCGTTTTATGCGGTGTTTATAATTGCCAAGATTGTTATCGACGCTATCTCATTATCTCTGACTGCACAATTTTTCAGAAAAAAAATACACCCCTTTTACTTTCTGCTAAGTACCTTTCTCTATCCCTTTATTACCCTTTGGGTTGTGGTACTAAGTTTCGGCGGAAGTTACTCCTGGAAAGGCCGAAAACATAAAAAACCGAATAATTGA
- a CDS encoding M56 family metallopeptidase yields the protein MIHYILQTIACQLLFLLVYDLFLKKETFFNWNRLYLIATPVLSFLLPLIKIDAIQQSIPPEYTIQLPAVLIGNVASEELVATSNPSVLNLGWETFWILGVLISLTFFGYKLYKLFKLKRSGSTATFGKMHLVLLPKSDAAFSFFNTVFLGEKLSETQQKNILLHEKVHMEQRHSIDLLFFELLRVLCWFNPLIYVFQNRMELLQEFIADAGVASQKDKREYYQDLLSQVFHTEKISFINTFFNHSLIKKRIVMLQKSRSKKIFQLKYLLLVPVVCGMLIYTSCAQETKSEDTAVVADFQKGDTSQSEIISNIEALKESIAAKGNLTPEEEIALKTLVVLTSDKGMGDIRFDAVKDSIELPFGVIDKVPIYPGCEGLANEATKKCFIEKISAFVGDNFNVKKLDGSGLSGRQKIVTTFIINNKGEVVVKEIKANHPALKAEALRTLQQLPNMLPGEHEGKKVAVQYNLPIIFEVAE from the coding sequence ATGATACACTACATTCTTCAAACCATAGCCTGCCAGCTTTTGTTCCTGCTGGTGTACGACCTCTTCCTTAAAAAAGAAACCTTTTTTAACTGGAACCGACTCTATCTTATCGCCACTCCTGTGCTTAGTTTTTTGCTGCCGCTTATAAAAATAGATGCCATTCAACAAAGCATTCCGCCCGAATACACCATACAACTTCCTGCAGTACTTATTGGCAATGTTGCTTCGGAAGAACTCGTAGCCACTTCTAACCCTTCAGTTTTAAACCTAGGTTGGGAAACGTTTTGGATTTTAGGAGTTTTGATAAGCCTTACCTTTTTCGGGTATAAATTGTACAAGCTTTTTAAACTGAAACGATCCGGAAGTACTGCCACATTCGGGAAAATGCACCTGGTGCTCTTACCAAAGTCCGATGCTGCCTTTTCCTTTTTCAACACGGTGTTTTTAGGCGAAAAACTTTCAGAAACACAACAAAAAAATATTCTGCTGCACGAAAAAGTGCATATGGAACAACGTCACTCGATCGATCTGTTATTTTTTGAATTATTGCGCGTGCTTTGCTGGTTCAATCCGTTGATCTATGTTTTTCAGAACCGAATGGAGTTGCTGCAGGAATTTATAGCCGATGCCGGGGTAGCCTCACAAAAAGACAAACGCGAATACTATCAGGATTTGCTTTCGCAAGTCTTTCACACCGAAAAAATTTCATTCATCAATACATTTTTCAATCATTCATTAATCAAAAAACGAATCGTTATGTTACAAAAATCAAGATCCAAAAAAATCTTTCAGTTAAAGTATTTATTGCTGGTTCCCGTAGTTTGCGGAATGCTCATCTATACTTCCTGCGCTCAGGAAACAAAATCTGAAGATACCGCTGTAGTTGCAGACTTTCAAAAAGGCGATACTTCCCAAAGTGAAATTATCAGCAATATTGAGGCCTTGAAAGAATCGATCGCGGCCAAAGGCAATTTAACTCCCGAAGAAGAAATTGCCTTAAAAACTCTGGTGGTGCTAACGTCAGACAAGGGGATGGGCGACATTCGCTTTGACGCGGTAAAGGACAGTATCGAGCTTCCTTTTGGAGTAATCGACAAAGTTCCTATCTATCCGGGTTGCGAAGGACTTGCTAACGAAGCGACCAAGAAATGTTTTATCGAAAAGATTTCGGCCTTTGTGGGGGATAACTTTAATGTGAAAAAATTAGATGGTTCCGGTCTAAGCGGCCGACAAAAAATCGTGACAACCTTCATCATCAACAACAAGGGTGAGGTTGTAGTGAAGGAAATTAAAGCAAATCACCCGGCCCTCAAAGCCGAAGCGCTTAGAACCCTCCAACAGTTGCCAAATATGCTTCCGGGGGAACACGAAGGAAAAAAAGTAGCAGTTCAGTATAATTTGCCCATCATTTTTGAAGTAGCCGAATAG
- a CDS encoding BlaI/MecI/CopY family transcriptional regulator has translation MKQLTKAEEDIMQILWDLGEGNVASIVETFPEPKPAYNTVSTIVRILESKEFVDYRKEGRGHIYFPKVQKAEYSNQSLTKLMDGYFQGSFKSMVSFFMKKNDISVQEMEAIMKELNKEDK, from the coding sequence ATGAAACAACTTACCAAAGCCGAAGAAGACATAATGCAGATACTATGGGATCTGGGAGAAGGCAATGTAGCATCCATCGTCGAGACTTTCCCCGAACCGAAACCTGCCTACAACACCGTCTCGACCATTGTTAGAATTCTGGAAAGCAAAGAGTTTGTCGATTACCGAAAGGAAGGGCGCGGACATATTTATTTCCCGAAAGTCCAAAAAGCCGAATACAGCAATCAGTCCCTTACCAAGCTCATGGACGGCTATTTTCAGGGATCGTTTAAAAGTATGGTCTCCTTTTTTATGAAAAAGAACGATATCAGTGTTCAGGAAATGGAAGCCATTATGAAAGAACTTAACAAAGAGGACAAATGA
- a CDS encoding DUF456 domain-containing protein, whose translation MVFLGSNAAMDITLLIIGFVLMLIGIIGSVLPVIPGTPVSWAGLVVLHLAPAMTFDWLFIILTGIVAVGIYVLDYIIPAIGTKKFGGSKAGAWGTIIGLFIGIIAPIPFGILIGPFAGALIGEMVFNKTEGKQAVKAAFGSFIGFLASTFIKLTATLVFLGLFVYKVWAHWELFF comes from the coding sequence ATGGTTTTTTTAGGGTCTAATGCAGCTATGGACATCACCTTACTTATTATTGGATTTGTATTAATGCTCATTGGCATTATAGGAAGTGTATTGCCTGTAATTCCCGGGACACCGGTGAGTTGGGCGGGATTAGTCGTGCTGCATTTGGCTCCGGCTATGACCTTCGACTGGCTGTTTATTATTCTTACGGGGATTGTAGCAGTAGGTATTTATGTGCTGGATTATATCATACCGGCGATTGGGACTAAAAAATTTGGCGGTAGTAAGGCGGGTGCCTGGGGAACTATTATTGGGTTATTTATAGGAATTATTGCCCCTATTCCCTTTGGAATTTTGATTGGTCCCTTTGCAGGCGCCTTAATTGGCGAAATGGTCTTTAATAAAACTGAAGGCAAACAAGCAGTGAAGGCCGCCTTTGGCTCGTTTATAGGATTTCTGGCTTCTACCTTTATAAAACTAACGGCAACGCTGGTGTTTTTAGGGCTGTTTGTCTATAAGGTATGGGCGCATTGGGAGCTGTTCTTCTAA
- a CDS encoding leucine-rich repeat domain-containing protein, which translates to MRFVCLFILMFVSAILNAQIVNIPDPVFKNALVNTPCVDTNGDGSGDADADTNDDGEIQVAEAEAVLGLYIPFTNINSLTGLESFINLEVFQCQTTFVTGIDVSTLTNLRVLLISDNNLLNLDITQNPYLERLDCHGNDLNNLIVSQNPLLVYLNCAQNDLSVLDVQNNTVLETLSIGGQSIAAIDLSQNPNLELLNFEDNNFTALDISNNPNLVGLFVAENKLTQLDLSQNPNLEVITCSENQLVELDVSQNTSLEFLWCHENSLTSLNLKNGNNVVLNYMRAENNPNLSCIQVDDVDYANQQTNWLKDGSAVYSEECALGVENMELSSQIFVYPNPVEELLFIESTLSIEIESLKMYNLLGELILSKTKDFTQTDVSALKSGMYFLKVSTEAGSSTKRVIKL; encoded by the coding sequence ATGCGATTTGTTTGTCTGTTTATTCTAATGTTTGTTAGTGCGATTCTAAACGCGCAAATTGTAAATATCCCGGATCCTGTTTTTAAAAATGCATTAGTTAATACTCCTTGTGTTGATACCAATGGGGATGGGTCCGGAGATGCTGATGCTGATACAAATGATGATGGAGAAATTCAGGTTGCCGAAGCGGAGGCGGTACTAGGCTTATATATACCTTTTACCAATATTAATTCATTAACCGGATTGGAAAGTTTTATAAATCTGGAGGTCTTTCAGTGCCAAACAACTTTCGTTACCGGTATTGACGTTTCAACATTGACTAACCTTCGAGTATTACTTATTAGTGATAATAATTTATTGAACTTGGATATTACTCAAAACCCATATTTGGAACGATTAGATTGTCATGGCAATGATCTAAACAATTTAATAGTTTCTCAAAATCCACTACTGGTTTATCTTAATTGTGCTCAGAACGATCTTAGTGTCTTAGATGTTCAAAATAATACAGTTCTTGAAACTCTGTCAATTGGAGGACAATCTATTGCCGCTATTGATTTAAGTCAAAATCCTAATCTTGAACTTTTAAACTTTGAGGACAATAATTTTACTGCTTTAGATATTTCAAATAATCCAAACTTAGTGGGATTGTTCGTAGCTGAGAATAAATTAACACAATTGGACTTGAGCCAAAACCCTAATTTGGAGGTTATAACTTGTTCTGAGAATCAGTTAGTGGAATTGGATGTATCACAAAACACCAGTTTGGAATTTCTATGGTGTCATGAAAATTCATTGACCTCCTTAAATTTAAAAAATGGAAATAATGTGGTTCTAAATTATATGAGAGCAGAAAATAATCCAAATCTTAGTTGTATACAAGTTGATGATGTAGACTACGCCAACCAACAGACAAATTGGTTAAAGGATGGTTCAGCAGTTTATAGTGAAGAATGTGCCTTGGGAGTTGAGAATATGGAGCTATCATCACAAATTTTTGTGTATCCTAATCCTGTGGAGGAACTTTTATTTATTGAGAGTACTCTCTCTATTGAAATTGAATCTCTCAAAATGTATAATCTTTTAGGGGAATTAATACTTTCTAAAACCAAAGATTTTACTCAAACAGATGTTTCAGCCCTAAAAAGCGGAATGTATTTTCTAAAAGTGAGTACCGAAGCGGGTAGTAGTACTAAAAGAGTAATAAAATTGTGA
- a CDS encoding nitroreductase: protein MISEIIKNRRAVFPAQYNSEAISKEEIQSILEAANWAPTHRRTEPWRFRVIHGEAQARLGEFLSETYKNKSDSFSEFKYKKYRDNPKKAACILAICMQRDPAEAIPEWEEIAATAMAVQNMWLTAHEMKIGAYWSSPGIVKYMNDFFTMAPGERCLGFFYMGKYDGELPDGVRNTSIQEKTTWL from the coding sequence ATGATTTCAGAGATAATAAAGAACCGACGTGCGGTATTTCCGGCACAATACAATTCCGAAGCCATTTCAAAAGAAGAAATTCAATCAATTCTCGAAGCCGCCAACTGGGCGCCTACACATAGAAGAACCGAGCCCTGGCGTTTTAGGGTGATTCATGGAGAGGCGCAGGCCCGTTTGGGGGAATTCCTTTCGGAAACCTATAAAAATAAGTCGGATAGCTTTTCAGAATTCAAGTATAAAAAATATCGTGACAACCCTAAAAAGGCAGCCTGTATCCTTGCAATTTGTATGCAGCGCGACCCTGCAGAAGCCATCCCCGAATGGGAAGAAATAGCAGCAACGGCCATGGCCGTACAAAATATGTGGCTCACCGCCCACGAAATGAAAATTGGAGCCTATTGGAGCTCTCCGGGTATTGTAAAATATATGAACGACTTCTTTACCATGGCACCGGGTGAACGCTGTCTGGGCTTTTTCTATATGGGAAAATACGACGGCGAACTGCCGGATGGGGTAAGAAATACCTCCATTCAAGAAAAAACAACCTGGCTTTAA
- a CDS encoding glycosyltransferase family 9 protein encodes MKNILFLHDTTLATPRGAELTIRELMQLGEQKGHPVILDYLNDFEKTKKHISNANLVILNSTSRCNYELELVDFLINQSVPYVKVEYDYNFCIRRNILCTVDPKVRSCCHPDKFHLFRRLFSGAALNIFQSPKHFEAHRDFYGEAVAKKLIMPPTVDVSKLKPSEEKIENVIPFFGDLNFLKGGHEYVTFAEEHPAIQCKVYGRNRLRREMPKNISFHDPVSNAEVLEILGKTKRFICKPVWPEPSGRLAAEAFLSGCEMITNDRVGTFSFDFYPENKKQAYTEMQQAPEAFWKAVESILSTSEADKKAKKLGKVLVYKSYGGLGDIFFAIPAIYKLAEVSESLHFAVAPRLVDFFTKHLTVKVVNEKEVREQEENYDHIYELGNYPAFRGYDLPHALKYPTHKKVKQHAIQHYIDTIAKLHVDIDNRLEGYPYFKAEKDSKNPYFVVHHGAGFLLKIWPTKKYAQLIERLADIYPNLDCKIIMGPDDPDIAQYFTKEMPHVEFITGGMLDVGEAMAGALFHIGNDAGITHVAGSFNVPSVGIYGPTGPGSWGSFAQHNDLIWGKQGVCAIRCNYDVILSCEHKICLNSVTVDRVLEALYKVIQKAYPEQPAVLKVNPQAAFEFTEKDCLVKLGENELLLEYHSPDMRKNVEALLMRKEETISSEADVKMVVDVLKQQHILFEVATFQ; translated from the coding sequence TTGAAAAACATTCTCTTTCTTCACGATACTACCCTCGCTACACCGCGCGGAGCAGAACTCACCATCCGTGAACTCATGCAATTGGGCGAACAGAAAGGACATCCGGTCATCCTGGATTACCTGAATGATTTCGAAAAAACCAAAAAACACATCAGCAATGCTAATTTGGTAATTCTCAACAGTACTTCTCGTTGTAATTACGAACTGGAGCTGGTAGATTTCCTAATCAATCAGTCTGTTCCTTATGTAAAAGTGGAATACGATTATAACTTCTGCATTCGCAGAAATATTCTCTGTACCGTCGATCCCAAGGTACGCAGTTGCTGTCACCCCGATAAGTTTCATTTGTTCCGAAGACTTTTTTCAGGTGCAGCCCTCAATATCTTTCAGTCTCCCAAACACTTTGAAGCACATCGCGATTTTTACGGAGAAGCAGTCGCCAAGAAATTGATCATGCCTCCCACCGTCGATGTTTCCAAATTAAAACCTTCGGAAGAAAAAATAGAGAACGTCATTCCGTTTTTCGGGGATCTGAATTTTTTAAAGGGCGGACACGAATACGTCACCTTTGCCGAAGAACATCCTGCAATTCAGTGTAAGGTCTACGGCCGAAACAGATTGCGACGTGAAATGCCGAAGAATATTTCGTTCCACGATCCTGTTTCCAACGCCGAAGTACTCGAGATTTTAGGGAAAACAAAACGATTTATCTGCAAACCCGTTTGGCCCGAACCCAGCGGCCGACTCGCAGCTGAAGCGTTTCTTTCGGGCTGTGAAATGATCACGAACGATAGAGTAGGGACATTTTCCTTCGATTTTTATCCTGAAAATAAAAAACAAGCCTACACCGAAATGCAACAGGCTCCCGAAGCATTCTGGAAAGCGGTTGAAAGTATTTTATCCACTTCCGAAGCAGACAAAAAAGCAAAAAAATTGGGCAAAGTACTGGTCTATAAAAGTTACGGCGGCTTGGGAGATATATTCTTTGCCATTCCTGCTATCTACAAACTGGCCGAGGTTTCCGAATCCTTGCATTTTGCCGTGGCACCCAGGCTGGTCGATTTTTTTACCAAACACCTAACGGTAAAAGTAGTCAACGAAAAGGAAGTTAGAGAACAGGAAGAAAATTACGATCACATTTACGAACTGGGCAATTATCCTGCGTTCAGAGGTTACGATCTGCCTCATGCCCTCAAATATCCAACACACAAAAAGGTAAAGCAACATGCCATTCAGCATTATATAGACACCATAGCCAAACTGCATGTGGATATTGACAATCGGTTGGAAGGCTATCCCTATTTTAAAGCTGAAAAAGATTCAAAAAACCCTTATTTTGTAGTGCATCACGGCGCCGGCTTTTTACTGAAAATCTGGCCTACCAAAAAGTACGCCCAGCTTATTGAAAGGCTTGCCGATATTTACCCGAATCTGGATTGCAAGATCATTATGGGCCCGGATGATCCCGATATCGCTCAGTATTTTACCAAGGAAATGCCGCATGTCGAATTTATAACCGGCGGAATGCTGGATGTGGGTGAAGCCATGGCAGGCGCCTTGTTTCATATTGGTAACGATGCCGGAATCACGCATGTAGCGGGGAGTTTTAATGTTCCCTCCGTGGGAATTTACGGCCCAACCGGTCCCGGAAGTTGGGGAAGTTTCGCCCAACACAACGATTTGATCTGGGGAAAACAGGGCGTTTGTGCCATTCGTTGTAATTACGATGTTATTTTAAGCTGTGAACATAAGATCTGCCTGAATTCCGTTACTGTGGATCGGGTGTTGGAAGCCTTGTACAAGGTCATTCAAAAAGCCTATCCCGAGCAACCGGCTGTACTAAAAGTGAATCCGCAGGCAGCCTTCGAATTCACCGAAAAAGATTGCCTGGTGAAGTTAGGCGAAAACGAATTATTGCTGGAATATCACAGTCCGGATATGCGGAAAAACGTGGAAGCACTATTGATGCGAAAAGAGGAGACTATTTCCAGCGAAGCCGATGTAAAAATGGTGGTCGATGTGCTGAAACAGCAGCATATTTTGTTTGAAGTTGCCACGTTTCAGTAA
- a CDS encoding response regulator, with protein MKEGTNIMLIDDNKIDLFVNQRVIEKFDALANTLAFSNAPNALKYLEDFDSTSQYHRENFPHIIFLDINMPEMNGFQFLNKIKKLEVIHNIRPQIYLLSSSSLGEDKRKANEEELCTDYLSKPLTLEKITHLLAKPEPNFEILKSLKQQS; from the coding sequence ATGAAAGAGGGCACAAACATAATGCTTATTGACGACAATAAAATCGACCTTTTTGTAAACCAAAGAGTTATCGAAAAATTTGACGCTCTGGCAAATACTCTAGCTTTTTCAAATGCCCCAAATGCCTTAAAATACTTAGAAGATTTCGACTCAACATCACAATACCACAGAGAGAATTTCCCCCATATTATATTCTTAGATATAAATATGCCCGAAATGAACGGCTTTCAATTCTTGAATAAAATAAAGAAACTAGAAGTAATACATAACATAAGGCCCCAAATTTATTTGCTTTCATCCTCCTCTCTTGGCGAAGACAAGAGAAAGGCAAATGAAGAAGAACTGTGTACAGATTACCTCAGTAAACCATTAACGCTTGAAAAAATAACACATCTACTGGCAAAGCCGGAACCTAACTTTGAAATTTTAAAATCATTAAAACAACAATCATGA
- a CDS encoding PAS domain-containing sensor histidine kinase: protein MIQTIEKKKIMNYGDSELLELLQQNVILSITDALGRISYANENFCVMMGYYKHELVGEVNGLLRSECDKDPKYKELWKTIKKGRIWNGVLCHRKNNGKPCWLDTTITPIVNSKGCVEKYVAVHNDITTIYEEKRALNDLEFKHSAFVESIPNLVVSINKLGKILTANRGIGSLTAEALLGTYIYGYVNPIHHDLVRKNVDIIFNGGKCKEYETMEYDAKGRTRYLLSQIGPGYNKQGEIISATIAISDITKFRKHERDTHGNDTKYHTFFKSIDVGIIVVADCNGNITEWNKGAELAFGYSESEIIGCHLTQLMSQKFRKASMKELVSAVNKLKTHRIQGTIEMYGLKKNGEEFPVEFALSKLKNGKADYFCAMMLDISKSKTLENKLKIKTKDLELFLYRSAHDLSAPFSSAEGIINLMNQEEKSPVVSQLTSMLDVTLQKGKSMLDNLALVATISDKKKHLQSINFDNLIDEIIRDTKETTHFQHIEFVTIVKGAGEFYFNPDLLKSLFENLIQNAVKFGNPPSKNFIPTVKIEVTSVKGNIQIVIADNGRGISEEHLVKIFDLYYRVNNDELPGEGIGLYFVKNIVDDLNGEIEVTSELSKGTCFKILLPQIIISQ from the coding sequence ATGATACAGACAATTGAAAAAAAGAAAATAATGAATTATGGAGATTCAGAATTGTTGGAGTTACTTCAGCAAAATGTGATTTTATCTATCACAGATGCTTTGGGGAGAATTTCGTATGCCAATGAGAATTTCTGTGTTATGATGGGTTATTATAAGCACGAATTAGTAGGTGAAGTTAATGGCTTACTTAGATCTGAATGTGATAAAGACCCTAAGTATAAAGAACTATGGAAAACCATAAAAAAAGGACGTATTTGGAATGGAGTATTATGCCATCGAAAAAATAATGGGAAACCATGTTGGCTCGATACCACCATTACTCCTATTGTGAATAGCAAAGGATGTGTTGAAAAATATGTCGCTGTACACAATGATATTACTACTATTTATGAAGAAAAAAGAGCGTTAAACGATTTGGAATTCAAGCATAGTGCTTTTGTGGAAAGTATTCCAAATTTAGTTGTATCCATAAATAAGTTAGGAAAAATTTTAACTGCCAATCGCGGGATTGGAAGTCTTACAGCTGAAGCACTTTTGGGGACATATATTTATGGATATGTAAATCCAATTCATCACGATCTGGTTCGCAAAAATGTCGATATAATTTTTAATGGTGGTAAGTGTAAAGAGTATGAAACCATGGAGTATGACGCAAAGGGACGGACAAGGTATTTGTTATCTCAAATTGGTCCTGGTTATAACAAGCAGGGTGAAATAATCTCAGCGACAATCGCAATAAGTGATATTACAAAATTCCGTAAACACGAACGAGATACGCATGGGAATGACACTAAGTATCACACCTTCTTTAAGTCGATTGATGTTGGAATTATTGTAGTTGCAGACTGCAATGGAAATATTACCGAGTGGAATAAAGGTGCCGAACTGGCATTTGGATATAGTGAATCCGAAATTATTGGATGTCACCTCACACAATTAATGTCTCAAAAATTTAGGAAGGCCAGTATGAAAGAACTTGTTTCTGCGGTCAATAAATTGAAAACACACCGTATTCAGGGGACTATCGAAATGTACGGACTTAAAAAGAATGGAGAAGAATTTCCGGTAGAATTTGCCCTTAGCAAATTGAAAAATGGAAAAGCCGATTATTTCTGCGCAATGATGTTGGATATTTCCAAAAGTAAAACGCTGGAGAATAAGCTAAAGATAAAAACTAAAGACCTGGAATTATTTTTGTACCGATCGGCCCACGATTTGAGCGCTCCTTTTTCATCGGCAGAAGGAATCATTAATTTGATGAATCAGGAAGAAAAAAGTCCGGTTGTGTCTCAATTAACATCAATGCTGGATGTGACACTTCAAAAGGGAAAATCAATGTTAGATAACTTGGCATTGGTGGCTACAATTTCCGATAAGAAAAAGCATCTTCAATCAATCAATTTTGACAATCTCATCGATGAAATAATTCGAGATACCAAGGAAACCACACATTTTCAACACATCGAATTTGTGACTATCGTGAAAGGAGCGGGTGAGTTTTATTTTAATCCTGATTTGTTAAAGTCTCTTTTTGAGAACCTGATTCAAAATGCCGTTAAATTCGGTAACCCACCATCAAAGAACTTTATACCTACTGTAAAGATAGAAGTCACCTCCGTAAAGGGGAACATTCAAATTGTAATAGCAGATAATGGTAGAGGGATTTCAGAGGAACACCTGGTTAAAATATTCGACCTATACTATCGCGTGAATAATGATGAATTACCGGGGGAGGGAATTGGGCTCTATTTTGTCAAGAATATAGTGGACGACCTTAATGGAGAGATAGAGGTAACAAGTGAACTTTCAAAAGGAACTTGCTTTAAAATTCTCTTACCACAAATTATTATTTCACAATAG